The nucleotide window ctgtgtgtCAGAAAGTTCACTGTATTCTGGAGTACTAATAAACCACCACCACTACAACAAACTTTAAACGAAGGACTTGAGAGAACACTTTACAGCTGTCATAGCTGTGGGTCTGTCATGcaacaaagtgtgtgtatgtgtgtgtgattacagtttttatttttcaaagatcCCTCAGAACAACTTTAGCAAAATACACCTATTAATGGCTAATTAACATTTACAATTTGGAgggataaaaggaaaaaaaaagtttcaaagcAACAGCCAAAGAGATTTCTCACAGTTGAAAAATCGATTTTCTCACCAGTGGCTTATCATTCATTAATGAAGCAgaagtttgtattttttttttttttttttttaattgtaactTAAAAAAACCTTAGGAAACAGTGGCTTAGTAGAAAGTGGAACCAATTtgcaaacatgacaaaaatcttATCTTAACCCTGTCCTTCACTGGTTGTTGTACTTGCATGTAAAAAAAGAAGTCCTCTGGTGGAGAAATGTAATCGTCACATACGTCTCATCTGCTCATCTGCATTTGTGAGCACAAGCTTTTTCCATCAAATTTTATGAAACATTGCTGTACTGAGCAATATTTTCGCTGATGACTAAAGCTCTCGGTCAGGGTTGAAGACATGTCATACAGCGAAGTTGCTCTTTGTGGTCAGCCAGAGTGTTAAACGCAGTGCAAAGTGTGACATGAAGCTAGGCTGCACACGGGAGAAAACTGAGAGACGGAGGTCAACGAGTGGAAGAGTGAGATTGTTTTATCCAAAAAAGTGCAACGCAGCAAACAAGTCTACTTtctaaaacatgaaaacagtcacgctgatatttaaaaatggaATTTGTTTATATAGTTTAACCTGAAGGCCTTTCCACACACTAATCTGAGCACACACTATTCTCTTCCTGTCTGGtaagtataaataaatacaaataaagtgAAGTTGAGAGTTGCAGAGGtcacagcagaaataaactTCAGACTGGACTTGTTTGGAGTTGTCATAGGATCTGAAATGTTCCTGTCGCCTAAATCATATCACATCTAGAGTTTGATGTGGATCATTTCTGTGTTGCAACTGTCAACTTTGAGTGAAGAGAAAACCTTATGTACACTATACATTCtacactcagttgtcagtttattaggcaAAACCTGGTAAAACTTGTGCAGTCCTACCCTCACTGATCTGAATGGggaggacaaaataatagaaacacgTCAGCATAACACAATGTATGAATGACCTTCATGAAGttaggatttattgcaggattgATGTATTATATTTGGCTAGGTGTTCCTAAtcaactgacaactgagtgaaTTCACTTGGCTGATTTTGTGTAAATACACGTTTAATGAGTTTTGacttattttttcaaaataaactttgttttttcctgtatatgtgtgtgtgtgtgttttttttactagAACAGATAAAATGAACTTATAAAAGACATTTGGTTAAATTCattccaaaaataaaactgttgcCTTTAAAtgaagactgaaagaaaaaaacatggcgtgaaataacatttaattgATAGACATAGACATAGACCTGGCTGTTAGCATTTTAACAAAAGAACAGCAGTTATCTATTACTGTAACACTTAATTTTCTTACATTGATCATACATTCAGAACACCTCAGCAGGACCAGACCTCTATCAGAGCAACATCTCAAATTTTTTAGGTTTATATTTAATGTAATATGAGTGATATTTGGTTTTCCACACTACTGTACTTTTCACTATTACGTAACCTCCGCTATCAGCCACGTCTCAGCCACAGTTGTTGCTCATCCATATtacaatttgttttgttttgacttgatGTTGTCACTTGGTCATACTGTGATGATatcattgttgttttgttttttcattgcaTGTTTACTTTGCCTTTACACTGTTTAAACTTAAATAAGatgtatgtcaaaaaaaaagcCACGTTAATTATACCAATTatgatgtgtgtgcgtgtgactTAAAAGAAATAtcagtattttagtttttttgttgaGACTTCTGTGGAAGTTGCATACATGAGGTAAAAAATCACCATCATGTACTGTAGTAACCTaaacatttgtatttaaaaCTACAACACTACCATGCAAGTTTATTTACTCCATCTTAATGATGTAGTTCGCTTCCTACTCCCACTTGCAGTAGTGTGATTTCCTACACTGCGGTCTTCCCTTAGTGAACAGTTTGCATTTCCGGGGTGCGAGGCGAGTGGGCGCAGGGTTGAAAGTTTGCATGCAACACATAGACATATTGGAATATTGCAgaattatgtttatttgttttaaatagaaaTGGACTCAGTGTACGTAAATGTGAAATCCTTTGTTATTTTACAACCATTTATAAAGACAACAAGGACAAGCAGAGGTAATTGTCAGTGATTGAGAAAAGCGAGCGTGCACGATATTACCGTAAGTGTACAGGAAGactacagagtgtgtgtgggtgggggatCGCCTGTTTTGGTCCTCTTTGCCGGTACCGCAACAGGGATGACACAGCTCAGTTTATAATGATTGATTAATTTTTCACAGTCATCTTTACTTAATTCAAAAACCTTACTGATTTAGCCAGAGTAAAAATGTAGAATTTAGCTCTTCTTGATATTATCATTGAGTGCATTTTCAATTAAAAGCAAACTTAAATAAACAATGTGACAGCAAACTAGAGTTCAGTGTAGTGTACTGTCAGCCAGTTTCCAAATGCTGTTTGGACGTTATTTTGTACAAGGtgtcaagtcttttttttttccccctgcagTGTGTTTCTGACTTTATTTTTCCGAGTTATACAACATCAATCTGTTAACTGTGACCAGATGGCACGGGAAAGTGCTGAATTGATGGACTTATCAACCATCGATGAAACCTGTCAGAAAAATGAGGCCCGCATTTAGTTTCTCCTCTGAATGTGTGATCACACccacagtttcttttctttatctaaACAAGAGTGCAATGGTTTACTGTGTCTTGTTGCTTGAACTCGTCAGATCAGCTAATTTTCTAGACGTTTTGTGTATGACAAGGTTTCAGCCGTGGGAAAGAGAACCACCTGAAATCCGACTCTTGTTAAAAATGGTGCTGAAATTATAAATGTAGCATTTTTGCATTACTTTCTAAGTCTCATTAAATCTTAAATTAGTCTTTGTCGGACTAGGTAAGAAAttattgtatttaaaaataaaactgtggcCTGCCGTAAAAGCCATTTGTAATTTTAAATTCTGTCATTCATAAATATCTTGTAGATTAATGTACACTGAAATAATTGTCAGCTACAGCTGTAGTTGctgactgatttcagttctgCTGAACCACACTGTCCAGTAATCTTCATGAAAAGAGGACTCAGTGTTTTAAATTGTACATATTATTCTCACCCAACCAAACCAACTGAAGTAAATGGTAGAAACACAAATAATTGAAAGCTATTATTAAAGCTAAACCAGAAAACATGAGGCTGTGTAACGgagatgaaaaaacacagaggcacTCAAGCTTATTTTTGGAAGACTTCAAGAATGTGAGCTTTCACATCCAAATGCATCGTTAAAGTTAACAGAATCAGTATTCTTTTCATTAGCTACGGAGAAGCTCCTGGGTTTACTGTACTACACTGTAGAGACAGCTGAACAGTTGTCTCACAGAGCTCCTAgttctccctcctcctgacACTATGCACGTTAGTTCTGTAAATATGTAGTATTAAGCAAGGCAACATGGACAAATACCCAATATAGAAGCGTAACTgaattgtgtgtatttttcccCACTTTCCTTACATGTTATATCTAATTCAGCTTGTAGTACCAAAACCTGAGAGGATGTTCTTTACTTCACATACGAAGGTGATGTAAGACGATACCGCTCATACACACTCCTTCTCaaccaaccttttttttttccccccagagtCAGGTACACCTTGACTAGTCAAATCTTTTAGGGGTGGAAATAGATCTCTGCAAACACTGTGAGTGTTGACGTGTTAGACACACAAATGGCAGGTATACAGGTGTACATCAGTAACTCAGAAAGAATAAAGAACACAAGGACtagaattaaaaaagaaatgaagtaACAGCGTGCTCTGTCAGCATCtgacatgctaacacactacTCCTTCACAACTCTCCCACCCCACAATTTCCATCAGTCATTAATAATGACAGGGAAAGCAACTAATAAAAGAGAGAATTAAAAGTCAGCACAGTATCAGACACTGGCTGTAAGAGACTAAAAAATAGGACATTGTTACTGTGTTTCTAACATACAAACAGCTATCCCTGGATGTAATAGACAAGAGGTTATATTTATAAAAGTTATTTCACAAATATTATTGAAGTTGAAAAGCAGACATACCACTGATGCAGTCACTCTCACTCTTGCTTCTTGTAGGCACAGTGACGGTTATTAGTATGTCTTCAACTTTTCTTACTCAAAGGGGGCTTGTGAATATAGGTTGCTTACATAGCGGTGACACATTCTTGACATTTAAGAGTTAATACTATAATCATCTTTTTACCAGCAACGGCCAGACTTACAGGACTTAAGTTGTTTTGGAAATTGATCATTTTATGGGTAAAGAAAAAGAGTAGCGGAGCAGTGGGAGTACTGAACAGACAGTGTGATATGAGCGCTATGTAACCACAACAGTAGGGGAATAACACTCAGCTGAGGGGCTGTGAAGATATTAAAGGCCATGAAACTGCCACtgtacaaaaacatcaaaactcCAATTGGAAACTTTTGTTCTAAAATCAAACATCCACAGTTTGAACAACACCTACTCTAACAGCATGACTGCGCCATGCAAGTAAAGCACCCTCTCCTTTTTATGTAGTGATGAGTCTCATTAATGGccttttttaaagttattttagtattttcagCAACATCCTGAAATTTTAAACTGGATACTTGAGTTTCGAAAGAGTGGTCTCCACTGTGGTGGCATTCATGCttcacagcagctgaaacagattgaaaacatgtttttggatAGTACTTTAAAATAACACTACTTCTCTCAAGTCCTGAGGAGCTGACAGCCACAGCTTTCAAATGAAGACATTCTTCTAAACTATCAGGACATAATTCACTAAGGTGCCAATTTCTGTGTCCACTCAAAGCAAACTTCAGTACTGCGTTTCAGCTCTCACCTGGTGTGTGGTGTACTTTGAACTCTGCGAAAGGTGGATGGATTTGAGTCATATGGGGGTGACATGAAATAAGCCTTTGAAATACTGGCCTTTTGATTTGGCTCATCTATATCGTTTCCAAGTTTCAGCGCAACAACTCAACAAAATGACGGAAATGCACAGGAATTCCTGGCTTAAATGAAGCAGAGGGCATGCAACCATGCCTATAATTTCAACTTAAGTTCAAGAAAATATGAAttagtttatatatatatatatatgtgtgtgtgtgtgtgtgtgtgtgtgtgtatatatatatatatgtgtgtgtgtgtgtgtatatatatatgtatatatgtatatatatatatatagctgtGTTCAAAAAGAAAATCCTATCTTATGATTAAGTGCCACTGACATCGTGAAGACTTAGTCAAGTGAAGGTTGTGATTTTGGAAATCTACAATACTTTTACGGTGCTCATATTTCTCTTAGTATACCTTCAACCACTTCAGTGtggaatatttttaaaaaaatggatcTCTCATCTTGGGACAAAACTTTTCATATTTTCCACCCGATGTTCCTTCACTGTCTAGAACAGATTATCAGAACTTTCAGAATCAGTGGCAAGCATCCTCAAAATAATAGACAGCCGTCTGACGGCTCGGAAAAACACGTCACTACAATATCCTGTTTATTTTAACAAGGTATGATGTTTTGGCCAAAACTAGACTTCCGCTGTACATTACAATTAATCAGCAGGAGCATCTTTCCTATAAGATGATCATAACATGTAGGTAACACGGCGTTGTACAGTATCTTCACCAGACGATGACTTGGTTCAGTAACTCAAAGCATGAAGTGAGAGTGACTTTTATTGAGTTACTCATCACAAGCTTGTCATTTCTATCTACTGTAGCTTAATTCTGGTTAGTCGATGCAGACTTAGTCATATGACTTTCACTGTCTGTTCCCCAACATCTGTCCATTATTGGCATGTTGTGCTTTGCAGGATGCACTGCAGCAAAGTCAAAACCATAGTAGACTTTCTATTTCTACAAATCAGCTGCCTGAGGTttgaaaacaaagtaaaaaaaaaaatctgtgaatcTAAGGGGAACGTTTCTTATATGCACGTCAGACCAATGGAAACATTAAAGCCTTTATAATGTGACACTAAGTGTTTACATGCCATTTGAATTCAATAGTGACAATTAGAGACCGTTAAGTTAATTTTAAAGTAAGAACAGACAAATCAACTatgatgaaatatatttatttgactTGCATTGTAGAAAGTTTTGTGCAAAGAtacaatgtgaaaatatttatttacaaaccAAGTCTCAAAAAGCTACTGTAAAAACTGTTCTGATGAAAATCAAATGTCAGTCTTTTAAAAGGTCCCAGGAACAAGACTGTAACACTCAGCTTCAGTAAAGATTGGTCTTCTTCATTATCCTCAAGAACTCCTGCTCATTGACCTCACCGTCTCCATCGCGGTCTGCTTCGTCAATCATTTCCTAAAAGGATTAGAAACACTGTATGATGCAGTATGCTCAAATAGAAAATAGTTATACGTAAATCCAGCACTGAAATGTTACATGTGACAGACCAGAAaaactctcactctcacttgAGCTGACAACATGTGTCATACAGGCTGTCTTGGTCTTCTCAGAAATAACTCACAATGCAATTACTATTTTAATGTCAAATGTATTAACATGACTTTAAGGGAACTAGAGGTGAGTAAAGGGAAACAGGTGTAtctgtcttatttgtttattaCAGTTAAAACTATTTAGGAATGGTTGCAGCACAGTGTCACAAAGTGATACACATTGGCTGCAGCAGCCACTTTGCCTGGTGATCAGCTTTTCCCACTAAAATAAATTCTGGAAACCATCTAACATACATTCAGTTTCCATTTAAAAGGGTATTTACTAGGTGCATTACTCAGATGTACCTACTGCACACCTGAGCATCCAATATATAAAACTTATATATAATGGCAACACTGATAGCTACTCACTTTTACCAGCTACTAATTACAGAATTACTATGCAACTATATATAACTGAACTATTTATCTTTATGTATACTGTGTATGCTGCCCTATACTTTATATGGCGCTAATGTCATTCtcatatcattattatcataatGTATGTCATTCTCCTATAATTAGgtgtatatactgtgtatacagtataatgatcatcacatcatcattattatcatcattattattattattattattattattagtagtagtagtagtagtagtagtagtagtatcatgTGTAATGTGCGTAGCTGCAccattatattattacattatccTGTATCGTGTTGTTTGTGACTGTGCTCCGTGCCTCTGCAAATTTCCCCTTGGGGAAGAATAAAGTGTTCTGAATTGAATTAACAGTTAAATGAACAGAATGTAAAGAGTCTGCATCATGAGATTTACAAGCTGATGACTGCACCTGAACGTGCCAATAAATCCAAAGTAAGAAATCATAAATACAAAAGTCTCTTTAGGTGGAGGAAAAAGTCTGTGGGTggaccatcaccaccaaaaaaaaaaaaaaaaaagatatatattaGATGGAAGACATTACTTGTCTTTAAGAGCCACAATACCTGTAACTCCTCATCTGTGAGGTTTTCACCCAGCTCCTTGGCAACTCTCTTGAGAtttttaaatgagatttttCCTGTGCAGTCGTCGTCAAACAGCCGGAAAGCCTTCATTATTTCCTCTTTGGAGTCCTTTTCACTCTGTTAACAAAAAAGACAACCTATTGTAACCTATTGAAACTTACAAAGACAAACTGCTCCtccttattaaaaaaaactatagtGAAGAGCTGAAATGGTAACTGTGTTTATTAGGAATAGCTGCTTATTTTCAAGGTGTTTCACACCAAagtaaaaacatgtcagttATTTTGCACCTAAAATCCAATGCATTTTTCTGCTACTGATacttgaaacacacacacacacacacacacacacacacacacacacaaatcaacaaattgtttacgtttgtctgttttttcaacTTATGAGAAGTTTCCAGGTTCTCTTGTTCTACACTCACCATTTTCAGTGTCATCATACTGAGAAAGTCATTGAAGTCAATTGTTCCAGAGCCTTCCCTATCAATGTCTGCAATCATCTTCttgatttcttctttctttggCTCAAACCCAAGAGCTCTCATGGCAACCTGTGGCAAAAGTGCACAACAGATCCGATGCAGCTGTGACACTGTTTCCACACGTTATCTGTTTACCTGTGCATGTATACACTTTTCAACATCTGATGCACGGTACATGAATATGAACGGCAACTGACCTTTAGCTCCTTCACGTCTATTGTTCCAGTGCCATCTGTGTCAAACAGATCAAAAGCCTCCTTAATTTCTTGCTTTTGCTCCTCAGTCAGTTCGATTTTCGGACCTGTCTTTTTCCTCTGGCTGGCTGAGGGAATTGGTTTTCGGTAGTTTGAAGCCTAAAAAAGCCAAACAGGTGCATCAGAGAGGCCCACAGGTGATAGTGTTAGTTAACTGTTAGAATCATGCTAGCTAACCTTAGCTTCCATGCTGCTCCACTAAACCAAACAGAAACGCGTTTTCAACGGCTGATAACGGCAAATCCCACAATTCTGCAGATAATTCTGCAGATTCAAACTAGACATTTATATGAAGGTTTACCATTTAAATGAATGCTTGTACCAGGAAAGcttcagtgttgtgtctgatgGTCGGACGTCAACAAAACAGGTAGCAACGGctgtattttttctgtgaaaGGACATGGGAGGGGGCCAATAGAAACCACGAAAGCACCGTGACGCGTTAAAATTAGCCAATCGTAAAGGGGAATGGGCGGGTTTTGAGGGTGTCCTCCAATGGTTGGGTTCGTTTCTTTGTCTCCCAGCAACCGGGAAACACAACGCATGCGCAGTGCTCAATCGTTGGATCTGGGGCAGCTGGGCAGAGGGAACAGATACAACTATTGTACATTAATAAATGAAGGTAACATCATATTCTGTATGGATATACAACGCTTGTATTACAGGAACATTTTTTGGAAACACTCCTTcgttttactttactttagtCTTGTTAAACACTGGCTGAAATTAGAAGTAAAGTCAATGTATTTTCTGAGGGtattagcttgttagctttaCTCGCTAAATGCTGTTGAGCTGTATCTCTTAATATCTCCTGCTTCTTTTGATGCTGTGGGGTAATTAAGTTCTGGGTGGCCAAATCGTTGCATATGCCACAGTTACAGAGTAATcttttaatgaattaaaaagcAACAGTTAATTCACATTTGAAGAAAGTATCAATTGGCTACCACAGTGTAGAAGtcctgtattaaaaaaaatactttaaataaagTACATAAGTATTAGCAGCTAAGTGTACTTAAGGTgccaaaagtaaaagtgttCATCACGCAGAGTGGGCTGTCAGagtgttttaaatgtatattaaacTGTACTATTAATGCCTTAATGTGttagcagctttaaaatgttcAGGGTGGGACTGCCTTTAAGTATGTAACTTTAATTACGGTTATAAGcaaatataatgaaaaaatgctctttcttctgctgtttcttcttGTCATATATCACAGTGAACTGAAAGAAACTTTGGGTTTTGAACCGTTGGTCAGACgaaacaagacatttgatgaTGTCATTTAGGGCACAGAGGACTTTTTTCCCACTATTTCTTGACATTTCATGGACCAGAAGAGTAGtcatttacttaaaaaaatcaaatcaatggataatgaaaatatttttagttACTGTGACTGCAGCCTGTTATTGTGACTAACAATTACCACATGTGAACGGTTTTACTAACTAAAAAGAGAATATCTGTGGGGTTTTTACCTGATAAAAGGtgaacaaattaaaacttttcTCGTCCTTTTATAATTCAGGCATCTGACGTAATGCTGGGAAGTACAGTTATAAACCATCAACAACATATTGGACTGCAGAAGCTCTCAGCGTTGGCAGGAATCACACATTCTTCTTTGGGCCCCAATAAAAAGTACAAGTTTATCCAAGATGACACAAGTGGGGAGTCAGCtcttgtgtgttcatgttttcgCATCTTTGAGAACCTGGAGCTGACCTGCGCAGTGGGCCAGCTGGTCTATGAGACTATTCAAGCCCACCAGAAGGTCTATAATTCAGGCTCAGGATGCCTGCTGTTTCTTGCAGGAGCGTGGAGCCGTGCTGCTCTGGAGTGCCTTCAGAGAGgaatttcagtttcacacatcATCTCAGCTATGTCTGAAGGGATTGATATATGCAAAGATGTTTGCAGGAAATGTACCGTCTCAACTGAGGATCTTGGTGTTGCACAGTCAGAGAGCTGCATTGCAACATCTCAGCTATCAGAGAAACCCATCCTGGAGGCTTCACAGGCATCGTGCCCACTGCAATGGACAACAAGTGTTGGTCATAAGACTCTAAACACCAGtggacaaagaaaaataaagctcaGCAGATATTTTTATGAGGAAAAGTCTAAAAATGTTTCCACAGTACCGCAACCTCATCAGCCTAAGCTTCCTAATGTTGCTCACATTGCTGAGGGATTGAGCCATGGTTGTGTCAGTGCAATGAATTTAGTAGTGGAAGCCTACCAGATGCAATCAAAAAATAGTCAACAAGATATCAGCTGTTCCCCCTTTGATATAAGTAAAGTGGTGACTTGTATTCTACCTGGTTTACCAGAGgagcatgcatgtgttttacCAGGCTGCATTGTTCTCTTATCCACTGAACAGGCCTCAGTTGCTCGTTACTTAAAAGAACAGCGCTTGAGGGTTGCTCTTATTAATGGGGATTTGTCAGATACCTTTCGCCATCTTGGCTTTTGTAGACCAGCGGGTATACAGCATGTGACTGACCAGTCGGCTTTGTTAAATTCAAGCAGAGAAGAAGCTTGGATGGCGAAGGTTGTGGCTCTTCTGCTGAACCTGGAAGTGAACCTGATACTAGTCAGCGGGCTTGCTAGTGAGAAAGTGATTCAGCGTTGTTGTAGACATCACATGCttgtggtggaaaaagtgaAGGCTTCCGTTTTAAAGGCGTTCGCTGATGCAACAGGAGGTGTTCCAGTGACTTACGTCACACAGTTGAGTAAGCACTGTGTTGGCACAGGGATGAAGGTCATGATATGGAGGGACCTCAGTGCCGGCACTGGGAGGAAGTCTTCAACAGCTGTGAATATTTCCACTGGTGGGAACAGCGGGTTGGTCACAGTGATCCTCACAAGCTGCGTACATGGCAAGCTGCAGGCCCTGGAGGATCAGTTTTGGGCCTGTGCTTATCGCTTACACCATGCGCTGAAAGACAAAGCCCTCCTGCCTGGTGCTGGAGTGACAGAAATGCTTTGTATTCATCACCTTCAGAGGCAAGCAGGGCAGCATGTTAAGCACTTCATAGATAGGACTGATGACTCCAAAGCAGAGGGAGCAGCTAACCCTTACAGGGGTGTAGTGTTACAGCTCATGGCAGATGGTTTAACTGATTACATATCCACTGTGATGGTTAACACTGGAAAGTTTTCAAAAATCAAAGCCAGGACTGTGGTGAACCAACAACTGCGGGATTATAACGGACATCTAGGCATCACTGCAAAGTTCTCACAACTTTTCTTGGAGGGTGAAAAGGAGGACAGtgccttttcctctgctgtgaaaTCTGATGACGCACCAACGTTGAAAATCTATGATAATCTGAGCGTGAAGCAGGAAGCATGGAGGAAGGCCTTAGATCTAGTTTTCCTGGTCTTACAGACTGATGCAGAAGTCATCACAGGCATAGACCAGAAAACTGATGGTGCACGGGAAAATCTTATGCTGTTATGATCTTCCTATGAGATCTCGGGGGAAATATTTGACATGCCAAATGGTTTGAAAGTTTATATAACCCACAAATATATCTTAATAAGtatgaaattaatgtttttaataactGCTATAAAGAAAAGATaggaaaaaatgtttaatattctGATTTTCTGTCTTCAATGAATAGCCAAAGGataatattcaatattcaaaaaGATCTTTTTTTCTACCACATGGGGGCGACAAATGATTCTATACTGTTGTAGTCTACTGTATCTGACTGGCTTATATAAATTTCTGTATGTAAATATGACAAATGAATTGGCCTAAATTCTGATATTGCCAGTAAATCAGGTGCATATTTCAAACATGTATACTGAATGAAACTAAGGTGCAAGTTCAAGAACCAAGAAAGTAGCAAAACAACATGTATGCAGGGTAAAGTGCCCtctgtttaattttgttgtttttgatttattttcagaattTGAAGTGATATTTATCTGATTGCCCCTTCAACTTTTGACATTTGTATTGGAAAGCTATGACAAATGAGCCTAATATCACAAAAGCATACACAAAGGTCAGTAGTAATCATATATTtccatatttgtattttatttcatttgttgtcTTTATCGTACTTTTTGTCTTGAGGGTGCTGCGTACTATTCTCACGGGAAATACCCTAAAATTCactttatgtttattattaacCAAGCCTGACTCACCTGACACTGGTTGTACATGATCTTGTAAACACCTTGTCTTCGTGCTCATCTCAGCcagggaaaacaaacactatGTGTCCAAAACCACAATTAAATTTCCCTCTTGTGGAGCATGGGAGGATTTTTGTTGTGCCAGTATGTTTTTTAGTCTTGGTACACTTCCTTAACGATATTTGCCCACGCTTCATTATGCGTCTACAGCTTGGCTCGCACTGCTCAAACTGAACACCAACTCTGCTCCCATGCCAACCATGGTGGTTTTATGACCTGCTCTGTCATAATGGGAATAATTGATGGGGGAAGGAACGCCTCCAGACAGAGTAAATGTTTTTGGTTGAGTCTTATTAGTTATGGAAGTTATTTTAGTTGTTTGAATTCTGGAAACCTTTCTCAAGCTCATATTTCCCCTCCTACGTGATCATTCAAAGGTCACTGGAATATTAAAAAAAGCACTAATGCTCTGA belongs to Lates calcarifer isolate ASB-BC8 linkage group LG8, TLL_Latcal_v3, whole genome shotgun sequence and includes:
- the cetn4 gene encoding uncharacterized protein cetn4 isoform X2, whose translation is MASNYRKPIPSASQRKKTGPKIELTEEQKQEIKEAFDLFDTDGTGTIDVKELKVAMRALGFEPKKEEIKKMIADIDREGSGTIDFNDFLSMMTLKMSEKDSKEEIMKAFRLFDDDCTGKISFKNLKRVAKELGENLTDEELQEMIDEADRDGDGEVNEQEFLRIMKKTNLY
- the bbs12 gene encoding Bardet-Biedl syndrome 12 protein, producing MKASDVMLGSTVINHQQHIGLQKLSALAGITHSSLGPNKKYKFIQDDTSGESALVCSCFRIFENLELTCAVGQLVYETIQAHQKVYNSGSGCLLFLAGAWSRAALECLQRGISVSHIISAMSEGIDICKDVCRKCTVSTEDLGVAQSESCIATSQLSEKPILEASQASCPLQWTTSVGHKTLNTSGQRKIKLSRYFYEEKSKNVSTVPQPHQPKLPNVAHIAEGLSHGCVSAMNLVVEAYQMQSKNSQQDISCSPFDISKVVTCILPGLPEEHACVLPGCIVLLSTEQASVARYLKEQRLRVALINGDLSDTFRHLGFCRPAGIQHVTDQSALLNSSREEAWMAKVVALLLNLEVNLILVSGLASEKVIQRCCRHHMLVVEKVKASVLKAFADATGGVPVTYVTQLSKHCVGTGMKVMIWRDLSAGTGRKSSTAVNISTGGNSGLVTVILTSCVHGKLQALEDQFWACAYRLHHALKDKALLPGAGVTEMLCIHHLQRQAGQHVKHFIDRTDDSKAEGAANPYRGVVLQLMADGLTDYISTVMVNTGKFSKIKARTVVNQQLRDYNGHLGITAKFSQLFLEGEKEDSAFSSAVKSDDAPTLKIYDNLSVKQEAWRKALDLVFLVLQTDAEVITGIDQKTDGARENLMLL
- the cetn4 gene encoding uncharacterized protein cetn4 isoform X1 encodes the protein MEAKASNYRKPIPSASQRKKTGPKIELTEEQKQEIKEAFDLFDTDGTGTIDVKELKVAMRALGFEPKKEEIKKMIADIDREGSGTIDFNDFLSMMTLKMSEKDSKEEIMKAFRLFDDDCTGKISFKNLKRVAKELGENLTDEELQEMIDEADRDGDGEVNEQEFLRIMKKTNLY